One Natrinema halophilum genomic window carries:
- a CDS encoding diphthine--ammonia ligase: protein MSDGDGAWVSLFSGGKDSSWALYRALERGLPVERLVTVHPEGDSYMYHVPATELAALAAESLGIELVDVEPDAFGADGGVDSSARGDDELEPLEAALEELGRELDGGLAGVTAGAVESEYQTSRIRGMCDRLGCDLYAPLWQQEPRELADAMLEAGFEITIIQVAAHGLDESWLGRTLDREAIADLEALHEEYGVHILGEGGEFETFVVDGPHMARRIALEYETEWDGMRGHVRITDAHLE from the coding sequence ATGAGCGATGGAGACGGCGCGTGGGTGAGCCTTTTTTCCGGCGGCAAGGACTCCTCGTGGGCGCTGTATCGCGCCCTCGAGCGCGGGTTGCCAGTCGAACGACTCGTCACAGTCCATCCCGAAGGCGACTCGTACATGTATCACGTCCCCGCGACGGAACTCGCCGCGCTGGCGGCCGAAAGCCTCGGGATCGAACTCGTCGACGTCGAACCCGATGCCTTCGGAGCCGACGGGGGAGTCGACTCGAGTGCCCGGGGAGACGACGAACTCGAGCCGCTCGAAGCGGCTCTCGAGGAACTCGGTCGCGAACTCGACGGCGGACTCGCGGGCGTGACTGCCGGCGCCGTCGAGAGCGAGTACCAGACCAGCCGCATTCGGGGGATGTGCGACCGTCTCGGCTGCGACCTCTACGCCCCGCTTTGGCAACAGGAGCCGCGGGAACTCGCCGACGCAATGCTCGAAGCAGGCTTCGAGATTACGATCATCCAGGTTGCGGCACACGGACTGGACGAATCGTGGCTAGGTCGAACGCTCGACCGTGAAGCGATAGCCGACCTCGAGGCGCTACACGAGGAGTACGGCGTTCACATCCTCGGTGAGGGAGGGGAGTTCGAGACGTTCGTCGTCGATGGGCCCCACATGGCCCGGCGGATCGCTCTCGAGTACGAAACCGAGTGGGACGGAATGCGCGGCCACGTACGGATTACCGACGCGCACCTCGAGTGA
- a CDS encoding DUF373 family protein, which yields MTTLVVCLDRTDDVGRKTGLRSPVVGWEAVRALVTDVGLADPEDSGVNTLLESLRVAQNLRDENEEVVVAVVSGNHESMVSADRSVAAQLDDLIAEYDPKSAVVVTDSAEDERLIPIVESRVRVDSVDRVVVRQARDIESTYYLLKQFLADEELRQTVLVPIGLTLLVFPLLATSVGPATGAAAITTVIGLFLLYKGFNVDELLTRLAHQTRESLYSGQVSVVTYVVAAGLTFVGLFVGALGVSNLGETPGVVIPATQFAFDSIPWLAMAALTASAGRLLDEAIGEAPIRSSFLNLPFIVLAVSLVVRGFSAYFLEQQNVIDPFVVPAAELGVLSNERFVMGAGERLALFVVTAIVVSLVGAQIASIVSGSSGNERRDGGSDADRNAGGDGPDSSVERGTPADGTANRQAGLLADGSDPELTDGGADSNANPDPSRERDHDR from the coding sequence GTGACTACGTTGGTCGTCTGCCTCGACCGGACCGACGACGTCGGCCGTAAGACCGGCCTTCGCTCGCCCGTCGTCGGCTGGGAGGCAGTTCGCGCGCTCGTAACCGACGTCGGCCTCGCTGATCCGGAGGACTCGGGTGTCAACACGTTGCTCGAGTCGCTACGCGTCGCCCAGAATTTGCGCGACGAGAACGAAGAGGTCGTCGTCGCGGTCGTTTCGGGGAACCACGAATCGATGGTATCGGCAGACAGATCCGTCGCCGCGCAACTCGACGACCTGATCGCCGAGTACGACCCGAAATCGGCGGTCGTCGTGACCGACAGCGCGGAGGACGAACGGCTCATCCCGATCGTGGAGAGTCGCGTGCGGGTGGATTCCGTGGATCGAGTCGTCGTTCGCCAGGCCCGCGACATCGAGTCGACGTACTACCTGCTCAAACAGTTCCTCGCGGACGAGGAACTCCGTCAGACGGTGCTGGTCCCGATCGGATTAACACTGCTCGTCTTCCCGCTGCTCGCGACCTCCGTCGGCCCTGCGACGGGTGCGGCCGCAATCACGACCGTCATCGGTCTCTTCTTGCTTTACAAGGGATTCAACGTCGACGAACTGTTGACCCGGCTCGCACACCAGACGCGAGAGTCGCTTTACTCCGGCCAGGTGTCGGTCGTCACGTACGTGGTTGCGGCCGGACTGACGTTCGTCGGCCTGTTCGTCGGTGCGCTCGGCGTCTCGAATCTCGGTGAGACGCCCGGCGTGGTGATCCCGGCAACGCAGTTCGCCTTCGACAGCATCCCCTGGCTCGCGATGGCCGCGTTGACTGCAAGCGCCGGCCGACTACTCGACGAGGCGATCGGCGAGGCGCCGATTCGCAGTTCGTTTCTGAACCTGCCGTTTATCGTCCTCGCCGTCAGTCTGGTCGTCCGCGGATTCTCCGCGTATTTTCTGGAACAACAGAACGTGATCGATCCGTTCGTCGTCCCAGCGGCCGAACTCGGCGTTCTCTCGAACGAACGGTTCGTGATGGGGGCCGGCGAACGGCTGGCACTGTTCGTCGTCACCGCGATCGTAGTGAGCCTCGTCGGCGCGCAGATCGCATCGATCGTTTCCGGGTCCAGTGGTAACGAGCGTCGGGACGGCGGCTCAGACGCGGATCGCAACGCCGGCGGTGACGGACCAGACAGCAGCGTCGAACGTGGTACACCGGCCGACGGGACTGCTAATCGTCAGGCCGGGCTGCTAGCGGATGGATCAGATCCCGAACTCACCGACGGCGGAGCCGATTCGAACGCGAATCCGGACCCGTCCAGGGAACGGGACCACGATCGATAA
- the sppA gene encoding signal peptide peptidase SppA: MISSEDIGRLVIVVGGGLAFALIGVALFVVFPTSLTDLLGVVLALAVALVGARLAANAARSVFPGYDVAEVAVEGPITRDGGGGRFPSSPGATPADDIVDQIDRAHDDDNVRALLLKLNTPGGEVVPSDDIRLAAKRFDGPTIAYATDVCASGGYWIASGCDELWAREGSIVGSIGVIGSRINASDFAEKVGLSYERFAAGEYKDAGTALKEMDENERAYLQGLIDDYYDTFVERVSDGRDLEPEFIRDTEARIYLGERAFDLDLVDHLGTRRELEDELADRLEVDEVTVEEFEPSRPLMARVGAGAKQIAYAFGAGIAGIADGRSFRLWS; the protein is encoded by the coding sequence ATGATCAGTAGCGAGGATATCGGTCGGCTGGTGATCGTCGTGGGTGGCGGGCTCGCGTTTGCGCTCATCGGCGTCGCGCTGTTCGTCGTCTTTCCGACGTCGCTAACGGATCTACTCGGCGTGGTTCTCGCGCTGGCGGTTGCCCTCGTCGGCGCGCGTCTCGCGGCCAACGCTGCCAGGTCGGTATTTCCGGGCTACGACGTCGCCGAGGTCGCCGTCGAAGGGCCGATCACCCGGGACGGCGGTGGCGGTCGGTTTCCGTCGAGCCCGGGGGCGACGCCTGCCGACGATATCGTCGACCAGATCGACCGTGCGCACGACGATGACAACGTCAGGGCGCTTTTGCTGAAGCTGAACACGCCCGGCGGCGAGGTCGTTCCAAGTGACGACATTCGGCTCGCGGCAAAACGGTTCGATGGCCCGACGATCGCCTACGCGACTGACGTCTGTGCGAGCGGCGGCTACTGGATTGCAAGCGGCTGCGACGAGCTCTGGGCCCGCGAGGGAAGCATCGTCGGATCGATCGGCGTTATCGGCTCCCGGATCAACGCAAGCGACTTCGCCGAAAAGGTCGGACTCTCCTACGAACGGTTTGCGGCGGGCGAGTACAAGGACGCCGGGACTGCGCTCAAAGAGATGGACGAAAACGAACGCGCGTACCTTCAGGGGCTTATCGACGACTACTACGACACGTTCGTCGAGCGGGTCAGCGACGGCCGCGATCTCGAGCCGGAGTTCATCCGAGACACCGAGGCGCGGATCTATCTGGGGGAACGAGCATTCGACCTCGACCTCGTCGATCACCTGGGTACCCGTCGGGAACTCGAGGACGAACTGGCCGACCGACTCGAGGTCGACGAGGTCACGGTCGAGGAGTTCGAGCCCTCGCGACCGCTGATGGCCCGCGTCGGTGCAGGTGCAAAGCAGATCGCGTACGCCTTCGGCGCGGGAATCGCGGGCATCGCTGACGGGCGCAGCTTCCGACTGTGGAGCTGA
- a CDS encoding carboxylate--amine ligase — MQRHRNGTSVVVPGIGAPSSVACLRSLRPRGVRTIVGSETRTTPAATSGYRDEFVGLPDPVTDLPEYGDALLSLAERSDVQTIIPVREEDIYVLAERKDAFADEIATPWPDFDTLRRVQDRIDLFDAADAAGVAAPETERLDEWDDWNRETIVKPRYTVAAPEYLGPTFDRAEIGSTEYQRPGSRPNQAAEIEKRGHVPLVQERIPDSREFGFFALYDRGDPVATFQHCQRRGWEYCGGPSAYRESVHIPELETAGRALLGELEWHGLAMVEFLRDPADGEFKLMEINPRFWSSLPFSVRAGADFPYYYWQMAMDERIETGPTYEVGMGGHLLRGELSYLHSVATKEYPLVDRPSLKEAAREVTSSIFQHPRFDYAVADDPVPFFQDGVNLVRAWLHSRSDADQPAEAAPEAMAETGRPDDGRTESTETSPTVDGDSTRSAQTDGGPRSESR; from the coding sequence ATGCAACGACACAGGAACGGCACGAGCGTGGTCGTTCCCGGGATCGGCGCGCCGAGTTCCGTCGCCTGTCTCCGCTCGCTTCGACCGCGCGGCGTCCGAACGATCGTCGGCTCCGAGACGCGGACGACACCGGCGGCGACGTCGGGGTACCGCGACGAGTTCGTGGGCCTGCCGGACCCGGTGACTGATCTTCCCGAGTACGGCGACGCCCTGCTCTCACTCGCCGAACGGTCGGACGTCCAGACGATCATTCCCGTTCGAGAAGAGGACATCTACGTCCTCGCGGAGCGGAAAGACGCGTTCGCCGACGAAATCGCGACCCCCTGGCCGGATTTCGACACGCTCCGGCGCGTCCAAGATCGTATCGACCTCTTCGATGCCGCCGATGCAGCCGGCGTCGCGGCCCCAGAGACCGAGCGACTCGACGAATGGGACGACTGGAACCGCGAAACGATCGTCAAGCCCCGCTACACCGTGGCCGCCCCCGAGTATCTCGGCCCGACGTTCGACCGCGCTGAGATCGGCTCCACCGAGTACCAGCGGCCGGGGTCCCGGCCGAACCAGGCGGCGGAAATCGAGAAACGTGGCCACGTTCCGCTCGTTCAAGAACGGATCCCCGACTCACGAGAGTTCGGCTTCTTCGCGCTCTACGACCGCGGCGACCCCGTTGCGACCTTCCAGCACTGCCAGCGCCGAGGATGGGAGTATTGCGGCGGTCCGAGCGCCTACCGGGAGTCGGTCCACATTCCGGAACTCGAAACTGCCGGTCGTGCGCTGCTCGGCGAGCTCGAGTGGCACGGTCTCGCGATGGTCGAGTTCCTCCGTGATCCCGCGGACGGCGAGTTCAAGCTAATGGAGATCAACCCTCGCTTCTGGTCTTCGTTGCCGTTTTCCGTCCGAGCCGGCGCCGATTTTCCGTACTATTACTGGCAGATGGCGATGGACGAGCGGATCGAAACGGGGCCGACGTACGAAGTCGGCATGGGCGGCCACCTCCTCCGAGGCGAGCTCAGCTACCTCCACAGCGTGGCGACCAAGGAGTATCCGCTCGTCGACCGGCCATCGTTGAAAGAGGCCGCACGCGAGGTCACGTCGTCGATCTTCCAGCATCCTCGATTCGATTACGCAGTCGCTGACGATCCGGTACCGTTCTTTCAGGACGGTGTGAACCTGGTACGGGCGTGGCTGCATTCGCGATCTGACGCAGATCAGCCGGCTGAGGCTGCGCCAGAGGCGATGGCCGAAACCGGACGCCCGGACGACGGGCGCACGGAATCGACCGAAACGAGTCCGACGGTTGACGGTGACTCGACGCGCTCGGCGCAGACGGACGGTGGCCCTCGGTCCGAGTCGCGTTGA
- a CDS encoding nuclear transport factor 2 family protein yields MTSNEHRSIESATARERLTEFYTEFNHVVTNHSDVDEFAAVLRDDVRWTDVTTGNRSDRTYAGIDDVLENVVLTPSKQADHLQALPERFTDAGDTVVVEGAYVGTVDGRNFDIAFAHVFDLTDGMIEACRAFRDTALEQRVFDA; encoded by the coding sequence ATGACATCAAACGAACATCGGTCGATCGAGAGCGCGACTGCTCGAGAACGGCTTACGGAGTTCTATACCGAATTCAATCACGTCGTCACGAACCACAGTGACGTCGATGAGTTTGCTGCTGTACTGAGGGATGACGTGAGGTGGACAGACGTTACGACGGGCAACCGCTCCGATCGAACGTATGCGGGGATCGATGACGTCCTCGAAAACGTAGTACTGACACCGAGTAAGCAAGCCGACCACCTCCAGGCCCTTCCAGAGCGGTTTACCGACGCGGGCGACACCGTGGTCGTAGAGGGGGCCTACGTCGGAACGGTCGATGGACGGAACTTTGACATTGCGTTTGCTCACGTGTTCGACCTGACTGACGGCATGATCGAAGCGTGTCGGGCCTTTCGGGATACTGCCCTCGAACAACGGGTATTCGATGCCTAA
- a CDS encoding coiled-coil protein, giving the protein MVDESKNIELTEDDLENKSKGQLIKMAGQLRDRRNDLNQMASERASKRDDLNAKTREKVDEAQEHREKRDELNEQVQEHKEQRNELNAEANELFDKVEQLKSDMELDEGKDLEELEDEIEQLEFKQQTEVLSSEEEKELIEKIESKREEYEERKQKLDQNEDLEELVEEAEEVRSDASQHHQKVTELADKAQEHHNQMIEAYREADDIRDEADEMHEKFVEAQEAADRHHEDFVRVQKRLRELDKKEEEERKSERDKKKEEAKEEAEEIYQKFKEGETLDTEDLMKLQKTGLL; this is encoded by the coding sequence ATGGTAGACGAATCGAAAAACATCGAACTGACAGAGGACGACCTCGAGAACAAATCGAAAGGACAGCTCATCAAAATGGCCGGTCAACTGCGAGACCGGCGAAACGACCTGAACCAAATGGCTTCTGAGCGCGCATCCAAGCGCGACGACCTCAACGCGAAGACTCGCGAGAAGGTCGACGAGGCCCAGGAACACCGCGAGAAACGCGACGAGCTCAACGAACAGGTCCAGGAGCACAAAGAACAGCGCAACGAGCTCAACGCCGAAGCCAACGAGCTGTTCGACAAGGTCGAGCAACTCAAGTCGGACATGGAACTCGACGAGGGAAAGGACCTGGAGGAACTCGAGGATGAGATCGAACAACTCGAGTTCAAACAGCAGACCGAGGTTCTCTCGAGCGAGGAAGAGAAGGAACTCATCGAGAAAATCGAGTCGAAACGCGAGGAATACGAAGAGCGCAAACAGAAGCTCGATCAGAACGAGGATCTCGAGGAACTCGTCGAGGAAGCCGAAGAAGTGCGATCGGATGCGTCCCAGCACCACCAGAAGGTGACGGAGCTGGCGGACAAAGCCCAGGAACACCACAACCAGATGATCGAGGCCTATCGAGAGGCCGACGACATCCGTGACGAGGCCGACGAGATGCACGAGAAGTTCGTCGAGGCCCAGGAAGCCGCCGACCGCCACCACGAGGACTTCGTCCGGGTCCAGAAACGCCTGCGCGAACTGGACAAGAAAGAAGAAGAAGAGCGCAAATCCGAGCGCGACAAGAAAAAGGAGGAAGCCAAAGAAGAAGCCGAAGAGATCTATCAGAAGTTCAAAGAAGGCGAAACCCTCGACACCGAGGACCTGATGAAGCTCCAGAAGACAGGGCTACTCTAG